Proteins from a single region of Styela clava chromosome 1, kaStyClav1.hap1.2, whole genome shotgun sequence:
- the LOC144424941 gene encoding uncharacterized protein LOC144424941 produces the protein MNSTASHPNTTTEINEPIQAFRILGEIFNLLLLTATLWILGVMIVYGTKNKRWKKSSGSSSLNSGVAYVSCVIVVFATITKLIFSAVLFHMPEMMDTTTYCELVMDIDNGITCAVLVCIYFFLWIRQKLIYLHPSVLPLAGQYVKVASWLSALFLAIIFVIIGLYFTVPESYVPQSHGCVGRPLNDLAITSIHLTRGAGFGLLALVFILAQVTLLSLYMYPMFRNDVVLDEARKQDGGFAEDFHATSVFTTCRRIIAGYPSRLTIPVTIIIRRSVIGCLITCAANLIATLLAGLASEHIPQSMIDPLVNLALFAALVSCIWSFGNNREFLIVCCVSCRVSIRTQKMTRYQRRSQSLHGNEEIALD, from the coding sequence ATGAATTCCACAGCGTCTCACCCGAATACTACGACCGAGATCAATGAGCCAATTCAAGCATTCCGTATACTGGGAGAAATTTTCAACCTTCTTCTTTTAACTGCCACATTATGGATATTGGGGGTTATGATAGTATATGGAACGAAGAACAAAAGATGGAAAAAATCTTCCGGCTCTTCAAGTTTGAATAGCGGTGTGGCTTATGTTTCTTGTGTCATCGTCGTTTTTGCGACCATTACAAAGCTCATATTTAGCGCAGTTTTATTCCACATGCCCGAAATGATGGATACGACTACTTATTGTGAGTTAGTTATGGACATAGACAACGGAATAACATGCGCAGTTCTTGTCtgcatatatttttttctctgGATACGACAGAAACTTATTTATCTTCACCCTTCCGTTCTTCCTCTGGCGGGACAGTATGTGAAAGTAGCAAGCTGGCTGTCTGCATTATTTCTGGCAATAATTTTCGTAATAATTGGGTTGTATTTTACGGTTCCAGAATCATATGTACCTCAGAGTCATGGATGTGTCGGACGCCCCTTGAATGATTTGGCAATTACAAGTATTCATCTCACACGTGGCGCTGGATTTGGCCTCCTGGCCCTGGTATTTATTTTGGCCCAAGTTACACTCTTGTCCTTATATATGTATCCTATGTTTCGAAATGATGTAGTTCTGGACGAAGCAAGGAAGCAAGATGGTGGATTTGCTGAAGATTTTCACGCGACCTCGGTGTTTACAACCTGTCGGCGAATAATAGCTGGATATCCATCGAGGTTAACCATTCCAGTTACTATTATTATAAGACGTTCAGTCATAGGCTGCTTGATTACATGTGCTGCGAACTTGATTGCAACACTTTTGGCGGGCTTAGCATCGGAACACATTCCTCAATCAATGATTGATCCATTGGTCAATCTAGCTTTATTTGCTGCGCTTGTTTCTTGCATTTGGTCATTCGGCAACAATCGTGAATTTCTCATAGTGTGCTGTGTAAGTTGTAGAGTATCAATACGCACTCAAAAGATGACAAGGTATCAACGTCGCTCTCAAAGTCTACATGGAAATGAGGAGATTGCTTTGGATTAA
- the LOC120341931 gene encoding uncharacterized protein LOC120341931 isoform X1: MAIPNGRVPMENARSPTTLSPNRYSPAKGIPQSATSSTLRDTSLDELDRIMDTLSTLSRGASLAGGGNGPKGFNGPSPLSSDQMSYPTTGTGSESTTPFSATSPVQGFPVTSPMTLPPPMTSPPQTPVAPSPRHYSSNPKIMTMSAMPSHQFQGFEGLNEARNPATVPRLPSNPYENTSILHGSHMMRPSNHSTSDFASFPQSSIPDSYINSNYNTENNGQFFFGPLPVSPQQNNHGRYPPTGPKPASMIPHSSSDPDYSQNKNRNNREDYAPVNSNAQSGSRPKQNRRQNQESMTLPVYNEKRSYLKNLEQGTLPRPRIESARIESSRPTTPQLSRKLHKPKPSLGEEAANSLNRLSMRRHSSKGLRRPAGKFGLRNLSKTSSRHSTTSFNSFDLGRGYASVSTAPASTHGLIHHEILPNGRSKGDVLFPLPVESTNSGTDVEDQNCCMKCGTFLYSHMLELFVIVAFLAGIPIGIILQATKFHTTSAFAKYYSFWGSTMLPAVLSTITPMIIISSMLTGMSNLTPSILRKLTALSAIFYIISTLVAVLIGLGFSILIKPGQIAMPRTNSTNNNSLIGDINWTDPKVLLQNEFFKDARYSVYAFSEDTLFYNTSQVKNITAADEILSLIRLLFPGCGIPNKEDTTSGLCNVFVLAIFAGAIGYGASIMRAEGGPIRHVISQVGTVMSNMADIMLWYIPIGIVIYVSEMSATRINWENVGNTQQTTEIADFGGNTTANLGDVTEINIATMWYLLAVLASLGLYCLVLMPLAVSLITLSNPFALLGFRSIAPLLAATTIGFSDLCIPITVRCLLKRKGTTRCCMPQEKIDSRISRISGVMGGIFHRGGSAIVIVCSTMFLCQLGYEEIGAFGMVVMCFSATITSVTSLGGRWFYGGDPTIRAIVIGMTTAGVTSPSVIPRTILTMWLISRLAAFTDTIIDFFGAHLLQRACTSELEKISTVRVESSDSGSSDSSNLDNKVAEITSSVNKSPPVRTNSGEISDYEDAPLLFSRTEREGNESSSVNSHNDDSVFLPSKSHTSRNHLQADTGVTSHTRNLQQRQIALANHGLHSSSAANQNIANTARDLGPRQSEGVSNPAINNKDEISFVTF, from the exons ATGGCTATCCCTAATGGGAGAGTTCCGATGGAGAATGCCAGAAGTCCTACAACTTTGTCACCAAATAGATATTCACCAGCAAAAGGAATCCCACAATCTGCAACGTCCTCAACTCTCCGTGATACAAGCTTAGATGAATTGGATCGCATTATGGACACTCTGTCTACTTTGAGCCGAGGAGCATCGTTAGCTGGTGGAGGAAATGGTCCTAAGGGATTCAATGGGCCGTCGCCATTGAGTTCAGATCAAATGTCGTACCCCACGACAGGGACTGGAAGTGAAAGTACTACTCCATTTTCTGCAACTTCTCCAGTACAGGGTTTCCCAGTAACATCACCTATGACACTACCTCCCCCAATGACGTCACCTCCACAAACTCCAGTGGCGCCATCACCGAGACATTATTCATCCAACCCCAAAATCATGACAATGTCGGCCATGCCTTCCCACCAATTTCAAGGATTTGAAGGGCTGAACGAGGCCCGCAATCCGGCTACAGTTCCACGACTTCCGAGTAATCCGTACGAAAACACAAGCATTCTTCATGGAAGTCACATGATGCGTCCTTCAAATCATTCTACTAGCGACTTTGCATCTTTTCCACAAAGCTCGATTCCCGATTCGTACATCAATAGCAACTATAATACAGAAAATAACGGACAATTTTTCTTTGGGCCTTTACCGGTTTCACCCCAGCAAAATAATCATGGGCGTTACCCCCCTACAGGCCCGAAGCCTGCTTCGATGATACCACATTCTAGCTCGGATCCAGACtatagtcaaaataaaaacagaaataaTAGGGAAGATTACGCCCCAGTAAATTCAAACGCACAATCTGGCAGCCGACCAAAACAGAATCGGCGGCAAAATCAGGAATCAATGACATTGCCTGTTTATAACGAAAAAAGAAGCTACCTCAAAAACCTGGAACAAGGAACTTTACCACGACCCAGAATTGAATCCGCGCGAATAGAAAGTTCTCGTCCAACCACGCCGCAGTTGAGTAGAAAACTGCACAAGCCCAAACCTAGCCTGGGTGAAGAGGCTGCAAATAGTTTAAATCGACTTTCTATGAGACGCCACTCAAGCAAGGGGTTAAGACGTCCTGCTGGAAAGTTCGGGTTGCGAAACTTATCCAAGACTTCATCCAGACATTCTACAACTTCTTTTAACTCCTTCGACTTGGGTAGAGGATATGCTTCGGTGTCTACAGCTCCAGCTTCCACCCATGGGCTAATTCATCACGAGATTCTACCGAACGGAAGAAGCAAGGGCGATGTTTTGTTTCCCCTGCCTGTTGAATCAACCAACAGCGGTACTGATGTGGAAGATCAAAATTGTTGCATGAAATGCGGGACCTTTCTGTATTCTCACATGTTAGAACTCTTTGTTATAGTGGCTTTTTTAGCCGGTATACCTATCGGAATCATTCTCCAGGCCACTAAATTCCATACTACCTCCGCATTTGCAAAGTACTATTCATTTTGGGGTTCAACAATGCTACCGGCAGTGTTATCGACAATTACACCAATGATTATAATAAGCTCCATGCTGACCGGGATGTCGAATTTGACCCCCAGTATTTTGAGGAAACTAACTGCCCTATCAGCAATAttctatataatttcaacattaGTAGCAGTGTTGATAGGACTGGGATTTTCCATTCTTATAAAACCTGGGCAAATTGCAATGCCAAGAACGAATTCAACCAATAACAATTCTCTGATTGGAGATATAAATTGGACAGATCCGAAAGTACTTCTTCAAAACGAATTTTTTAAAGATGCCAGATATTCGGTATATGCTTTTAGCGAGGATACACTATTCTACAACACTTCACAAGTGAAAAATATTACAGCTGCAGATGAGATATTGTCGCTAATACG ATTACTTTTCCCTGGGTGCGGTATTCCAAACAAAGAAGATACGACTTCTGGG TTATGCAACGTTTTTGTGTTAGCAATTTTTGCTGGCGCTATCGGATATGGCGCTTCCATTATGAGGGCTGAAGGAGGACCCATTCGTCACGTGATATCACAAGTAGGAACTGTAATGTCTAACATGGCGGATATTATGTTATG gtaTATCCCCATTGGCATTGTTATCTACGTGTCTGAAATGTCTGCTACCAGAATCAACTGGGAAAATGTTGGTAACACACAGCAAACAACGGAGATTGCAGATTTTGGTGGAAACACTACTGCTAATTTGGGTGACGTCACAGAGATCAACATCGCCACCATGTGGTACCTTCTCGCCGTTTTGGCGAGCTTAGGATTGTATTGTCTCGTTCTTATGCCTCTAGCTGTCAGCCTGATAACGCTTTCCAATCCTTTTGCATTACTCGGATTTAGATCAATAGCCCCACTTCTCGCTGCTACCACTATAGGCTTCAG TGACTTGTGTATACCTATCACCGTGCGTTGCCTTCTCAAAAGAAAAGGAACAACGCGTTGTTGCATGCCCCAAGAAAAAATAGACAGTCGCATATCTAGGATATCCGGTGTGATGGGTGGAATCTTTCACCGCGGAGGTTCTGCAATCGTTATCGTCTGTTCTACGATGTTTTTGTGTCAGTTGGGATATGAAGAAATAGGTGCATTCGGGATGGTCGTTATGTG TTTTTCTGCAACTATAACCTCTGTGACGTCGCTTGGTGGAAGATGGTTTTACGGCGGAGATCCAACGATTAGAGCAATTGTTATTGGAATGACAACTGCTGGTGTGACGTCACCTTCGGTAATTCCAAGAACAATACTCACAATGTGGCTTAT TTCGCGTCTTGCTGCCTTCACTGACACGATTATAGACTTTTTTGGGGCACATTTACTTCAAAGAGCCTGTACAtctgaattagaaaaaatttcaactgTGAGAGTGGAATCCAGCGACTCCGGAAGCAGTG ATTCAAGTAACCTCGATAACAAAGTTGCCGAGATTACAAGTTCAGTGAACAAAAGTCCTCCTGTACGGACAAATAGCGGCGAAATAAGTGACTATGAAGATGCCCCTCTATTGTTTAGCAG AACGGAAAGGGAGGGAAACGAGTCCAGCTCCGTAAACAGTCATAATGACGACTCCGTATTTCTTCCAAGTAAATCTCATACCTCTCGAAATCATCTTCAAGCTGATACAGGCGTAACAAGCCACACTAGAAATCTGCAACAAAGGCAAATAGCGTTGGCCAATCACGGACTGCACTCATCATCTGCAGCAAACCAAAATATAGCAAACACAGCACGTGATCTAGGGCCGAGACAAAGTGAAGGTGTATCTAATCCAGCTATAAATAACAAGGATGAAATATCATTTGTTACTTTCTAA
- the LOC120341931 gene encoding uncharacterized protein LOC120341931 isoform X2: MAIPNGRVPMENARSPTTLSPNRYSPAKGIPQSATSSTLRDTSLDELDRIMDTLSTLSRGASLAGGGNGPKGFNGPSPLSSDQMSYPTTGTGSESTTPFSATSPVQGFPVTSPMTLPPPMTSPPQTPVAPSPRHYSSNPKIMTMSAMPSHQFQGFEGLNEARNPATVPRLPSNPYENTSILHGSHMMRPSNHSTSDFASFPQSSIPDSYINSNYNTENNGQFFFGPLPVSPQQNNHGRYPPTGPKPASMIPHSSSDPDYSQNKNRNNREDYAPVNSNAQSGSRPKQNRRQNQESMTLPVYNEKRSYLKNLEQGTLPRPRIESARIESSRPTTPQLSRKLHKPKPSLGEEAANSLNRLSMRRHSSKGLRRPAGKFGLRNLSKTSSRHSTTSFNSFDLGRGYASVSTAPASTHGLIHHEILPNGRSKGDVLFPLPVESTNSGTDVEDQNCCMKCGTFLYSHMLELFVIVAFLAGIPIGIILQATKFHTTSAFAKYYSFWGSTMLPAVLSTITPMIIISSMLTGMSNLTPSILRKLTALSAIFYIISTLVAVLIGLGFSILIKPGQIAMPRTNSTNNNSLIGDINWTDPKVLLQNEFFKDARYSVYAFSEDTLFYNTSQVKNITAADEILSLIRLLFPGCGIPNKEDTTSGLCNVFVLAIFAGAIGYGASIMRAEGGPIRHVISQVGTVMSNMADIMLWYIPIGIVIYVSEMSATRINWENVGNTQQTTEIADFGGNTTANLGDVTEINIATMWYLLAVLASLGLYCLVLMPLAVSLITLSNPFALLGFRSIAPLLAATTIGFSDLCIPITVRCLLKRKGTTRCCMPQEKIDSRISRISGVMGGIFHRGGSAIVIVCSTMFLCQLGYEEIGAFGMVVMCFSATITSVTSLGGRWFYGGDPTIRAIVIGMTTAGVTSPSVIPRTILTMWLISRLAAFTDTIIDFFGAHLLQRACTSELEKISTVRVESSDSGSSDSSNLDNKVAEITSSVNKSPPVRTNSGEISDYEDAPLLFSRLLNATVLGNTENRPGYAVVQYDQNGNTSYNGSA; this comes from the exons ATGGCTATCCCTAATGGGAGAGTTCCGATGGAGAATGCCAGAAGTCCTACAACTTTGTCACCAAATAGATATTCACCAGCAAAAGGAATCCCACAATCTGCAACGTCCTCAACTCTCCGTGATACAAGCTTAGATGAATTGGATCGCATTATGGACACTCTGTCTACTTTGAGCCGAGGAGCATCGTTAGCTGGTGGAGGAAATGGTCCTAAGGGATTCAATGGGCCGTCGCCATTGAGTTCAGATCAAATGTCGTACCCCACGACAGGGACTGGAAGTGAAAGTACTACTCCATTTTCTGCAACTTCTCCAGTACAGGGTTTCCCAGTAACATCACCTATGACACTACCTCCCCCAATGACGTCACCTCCACAAACTCCAGTGGCGCCATCACCGAGACATTATTCATCCAACCCCAAAATCATGACAATGTCGGCCATGCCTTCCCACCAATTTCAAGGATTTGAAGGGCTGAACGAGGCCCGCAATCCGGCTACAGTTCCACGACTTCCGAGTAATCCGTACGAAAACACAAGCATTCTTCATGGAAGTCACATGATGCGTCCTTCAAATCATTCTACTAGCGACTTTGCATCTTTTCCACAAAGCTCGATTCCCGATTCGTACATCAATAGCAACTATAATACAGAAAATAACGGACAATTTTTCTTTGGGCCTTTACCGGTTTCACCCCAGCAAAATAATCATGGGCGTTACCCCCCTACAGGCCCGAAGCCTGCTTCGATGATACCACATTCTAGCTCGGATCCAGACtatagtcaaaataaaaacagaaataaTAGGGAAGATTACGCCCCAGTAAATTCAAACGCACAATCTGGCAGCCGACCAAAACAGAATCGGCGGCAAAATCAGGAATCAATGACATTGCCTGTTTATAACGAAAAAAGAAGCTACCTCAAAAACCTGGAACAAGGAACTTTACCACGACCCAGAATTGAATCCGCGCGAATAGAAAGTTCTCGTCCAACCACGCCGCAGTTGAGTAGAAAACTGCACAAGCCCAAACCTAGCCTGGGTGAAGAGGCTGCAAATAGTTTAAATCGACTTTCTATGAGACGCCACTCAAGCAAGGGGTTAAGACGTCCTGCTGGAAAGTTCGGGTTGCGAAACTTATCCAAGACTTCATCCAGACATTCTACAACTTCTTTTAACTCCTTCGACTTGGGTAGAGGATATGCTTCGGTGTCTACAGCTCCAGCTTCCACCCATGGGCTAATTCATCACGAGATTCTACCGAACGGAAGAAGCAAGGGCGATGTTTTGTTTCCCCTGCCTGTTGAATCAACCAACAGCGGTACTGATGTGGAAGATCAAAATTGTTGCATGAAATGCGGGACCTTTCTGTATTCTCACATGTTAGAACTCTTTGTTATAGTGGCTTTTTTAGCCGGTATACCTATCGGAATCATTCTCCAGGCCACTAAATTCCATACTACCTCCGCATTTGCAAAGTACTATTCATTTTGGGGTTCAACAATGCTACCGGCAGTGTTATCGACAATTACACCAATGATTATAATAAGCTCCATGCTGACCGGGATGTCGAATTTGACCCCCAGTATTTTGAGGAAACTAACTGCCCTATCAGCAATAttctatataatttcaacattaGTAGCAGTGTTGATAGGACTGGGATTTTCCATTCTTATAAAACCTGGGCAAATTGCAATGCCAAGAACGAATTCAACCAATAACAATTCTCTGATTGGAGATATAAATTGGACAGATCCGAAAGTACTTCTTCAAAACGAATTTTTTAAAGATGCCAGATATTCGGTATATGCTTTTAGCGAGGATACACTATTCTACAACACTTCACAAGTGAAAAATATTACAGCTGCAGATGAGATATTGTCGCTAATACG ATTACTTTTCCCTGGGTGCGGTATTCCAAACAAAGAAGATACGACTTCTGGG TTATGCAACGTTTTTGTGTTAGCAATTTTTGCTGGCGCTATCGGATATGGCGCTTCCATTATGAGGGCTGAAGGAGGACCCATTCGTCACGTGATATCACAAGTAGGAACTGTAATGTCTAACATGGCGGATATTATGTTATG gtaTATCCCCATTGGCATTGTTATCTACGTGTCTGAAATGTCTGCTACCAGAATCAACTGGGAAAATGTTGGTAACACACAGCAAACAACGGAGATTGCAGATTTTGGTGGAAACACTACTGCTAATTTGGGTGACGTCACAGAGATCAACATCGCCACCATGTGGTACCTTCTCGCCGTTTTGGCGAGCTTAGGATTGTATTGTCTCGTTCTTATGCCTCTAGCTGTCAGCCTGATAACGCTTTCCAATCCTTTTGCATTACTCGGATTTAGATCAATAGCCCCACTTCTCGCTGCTACCACTATAGGCTTCAG TGACTTGTGTATACCTATCACCGTGCGTTGCCTTCTCAAAAGAAAAGGAACAACGCGTTGTTGCATGCCCCAAGAAAAAATAGACAGTCGCATATCTAGGATATCCGGTGTGATGGGTGGAATCTTTCACCGCGGAGGTTCTGCAATCGTTATCGTCTGTTCTACGATGTTTTTGTGTCAGTTGGGATATGAAGAAATAGGTGCATTCGGGATGGTCGTTATGTG TTTTTCTGCAACTATAACCTCTGTGACGTCGCTTGGTGGAAGATGGTTTTACGGCGGAGATCCAACGATTAGAGCAATTGTTATTGGAATGACAACTGCTGGTGTGACGTCACCTTCGGTAATTCCAAGAACAATACTCACAATGTGGCTTAT TTCGCGTCTTGCTGCCTTCACTGACACGATTATAGACTTTTTTGGGGCACATTTACTTCAAAGAGCCTGTACAtctgaattagaaaaaatttcaactgTGAGAGTGGAATCCAGCGACTCCGGAAGCAGTG ATTCAAGTAACCTCGATAACAAAGTTGCCGAGATTACAAGTTCAGTGAACAAAAGTCCTCCTGTACGGACAAATAGCGGCGAAATAAGTGACTATGAAGATGCCCCTCTATTGTTTAGCAGGTTATTAAATGCTACTGTTCTGGGAAATACCGAAAATCGCCCCGGTTATGCCGTTGTGCAATATGATCAGAATGGCAATACAAGTTATAATGGGTCGGCCTAA